A section of the Chloroflexota bacterium genome encodes:
- the xseA gene encoding exodeoxyribonuclease VII large subunit encodes MEQLSFLPPTAWSVTEVNRYLRDLFESDHNLGDLWVQGELSNVSRPRSGHLYFTLKDERSTLRGVMWRSSVQRLGFTPNDGDAVEVHGSINIYEAGGQVQLYADTIKPLGAGALYQEFIRLKAKLEAEGLFAEERKRPIPRWPWRIGIVTSPTGAALRDMLNTLRRRYPLVEVVIAPSPVQGQDAPLKLAAGLLQINRVAKPDVILLARGGGSIEDLWAFNDEGVAYAIAKSEAPVITGIGHQTDFTIADFVADLRAPTPTAAAELATPSREDLLPALAEAGQRFANYALTQLNERRWQIGDLEHRLQRVSPLARIRSDRQRLDEFSYRAATLLRYRLQMQRSRLNTDEQRLNDLNPHTVLGRGYAIVRHADGRTIRSAAQVQPNDALNIRVSDGVFGVNVSAEPHKNNARSPRGKGAKKNI; translated from the coding sequence ATGGAACAACTCAGCTTTCTTCCCCCCACGGCCTGGTCAGTCACCGAAGTCAATCGCTATTTGCGCGATCTCTTTGAAAGCGATCATAATCTCGGCGACCTGTGGGTGCAGGGCGAACTCTCAAACGTCTCTCGCCCGCGCTCCGGGCATCTCTATTTTACGCTTAAAGACGAGCGCTCCACGCTGCGCGGCGTGATGTGGCGTAGTTCGGTGCAGCGGTTGGGCTTTACGCCCAACGATGGTGATGCCGTTGAAGTGCATGGCAGCATCAATATCTACGAAGCGGGCGGGCAGGTGCAATTATATGCCGATACGATCAAACCACTCGGCGCGGGCGCGTTATACCAGGAATTCATTCGTCTGAAGGCCAAACTCGAAGCCGAAGGCTTGTTCGCAGAAGAACGCAAACGCCCCATTCCGCGCTGGCCGTGGCGCATTGGCATTGTGACATCGCCCACCGGCGCGGCACTGCGAGATATGCTCAACACCCTGCGGCGGCGCTATCCGTTGGTGGAAGTGGTCATCGCGCCGAGTCCAGTGCAAGGGCAGGATGCTCCGCTCAAGCTCGCGGCAGGGTTGCTGCAAATTAACCGGGTGGCCAAACCCGATGTGATCCTGCTGGCGCGCGGCGGCGGCTCGATTGAAGATTTATGGGCCTTCAATGACGAAGGCGTGGCCTATGCCATTGCCAAATCCGAAGCACCCGTCATCACTGGCATCGGTCACCAGACCGATTTCACCATCGCTGATTTCGTCGCCGATTTGCGCGCGCCCACCCCCACCGCCGCCGCCGAACTCGCCACCCCCAGCCGCGAAGACCTGCTGCCCGCGCTGGCCGAAGCTGGTCAGCGGTTCGCCAATTACGCTTTGACACAGCTCAACGAACGGCGCTGGCAAATTGGCGATCTGGAACATCGTTTGCAGCGCGTCTCCCCGCTGGCGCGCATTCGCAGCGACCGCCAACGCCTGGACGAGTTTAGCTACCGTGCCGCCACCTTGCTGCGCTATCGCTTGCAAATGCAGCGCTCGCGGCTGAATACCGATGAACAGCGGCTGAATGATTTGAATCCGCACACGGTTTTAGGGCGCGGCTATGCCATCGTGCGCCACGCCGATGGCCGCACCATCCGCAGCGCGGCGCAAGTGCAACCCAACGACGCGCTCAACATCCGCGTCAGCGATGGTGTATTTGGAGTTAATGTTTCTGCTGAACCGCACAAAAATAACGCAAGGTCGCCAAGGGGCAAAGGCGCAAAGAAAAACATATAA
- a CDS encoding ferredoxin family protein, with product MTYIITSLCLRDGGCIDVCPVECIVPGQPVKEWPWMYIDPDTCIDCGACVPECPYDAIFSEDEVPEAYEAKGGEYISRLGLSGHYENTDHNGGPVVLETTKQLEAGESVDLTEDVQPNYDFFESGPGYDALG from the coding sequence ATGACCTATATCATTACCAGCTTATGCTTGCGTGACGGTGGCTGCATCGACGTTTGCCCGGTTGAATGTATTGTCCCCGGCCAGCCGGTTAAAGAATGGCCCTGGATGTATATTGACCCCGACACCTGCATTGACTGCGGCGCCTGCGTGCCCGAATGTCCCTATGATGCCATCTTCTCCGAAGATGAGGTTCCCGAAGCTTATGAAGCCAAAGGCGGCGAGTATATCAGCCGACTCGGCCTTAGCGGGCACTACGAAAACACCGATCATAATGGTGGCCCCGTTGTACTCGAAACCACCAAGCAGCTTGAAGCCGGCGAATCGGTAGACCTGACTGAAGATGTTCAGCCCAACTATGATTTCTTCGAAAGTGGCCCTGGCTACGACGCGCTCGGCTAG
- a CDS encoding CopG family transcriptional regulator — translation MMSETEKITINMSVVDLGKIDLLTEEGFYQNRTDFIRTAIRNQLDKHNTEVQSSVVRNAYGLGIFDWSRKELEKAVEKGERKSFNVIGMLVIEDNVSPELADQAIESIRIRGVFRASEAVKKILQDRIR, via the coding sequence ATGATGAGTGAAACCGAAAAAATCACCATTAACATGAGCGTTGTTGATTTAGGAAAAATTGATTTATTGACCGAAGAAGGTTTTTATCAGAACCGTACGGATTTCATCCGTACAGCCATTCGTAACCAACTTGACAAACACAACACTGAAGTGCAAAGTTCCGTTGTCCGAAATGCGTATGGCCTGGGCATTTTTGATTGGTCTCGTAAGGAGCTTGAAAAAGCTGTGGAAAAAGGCGAGCGTAAAAGTTTCAATGTGATTGGCATGTTGGTTATCGAGGATAATGTTTCTCCCGAATTGGCCGACCAAGCCATAGAATCGATTCGCATCCGGGGCGTATTCCGGGCGTCAGAAGCCGTCAAGAAGATTTTGCAAGATCGCATCCGGTGA
- a CDS encoding divergent PAP2 family protein, with product MTQNYVFIGASLAWFLAQVFKIPLEYRRSKKWEWVLLLRAGGMPSSHSAFISATAHGIGLFVGWDSPLFALAVGMAIIVIYDATGVRREAGRHAELINAIIRDMREGHLPSMETQEKLKEVLGHTPLEAIMGTLLGVVIAQLVWFRWG from the coding sequence CTGACTCAAAATTATGTTTTTATTGGCGCAAGCCTGGCCTGGTTTCTGGCGCAGGTGTTTAAAATTCCGTTGGAGTATAGGCGCTCGAAAAAATGGGAATGGGTGCTGTTACTGCGTGCCGGGGGCATGCCCAGTTCGCATTCGGCCTTTATCAGCGCCACGGCGCATGGCATTGGCCTCTTTGTTGGCTGGGATTCGCCGCTTTTCGCCCTGGCGGTGGGTATGGCGATCATTGTGATTTATGATGCTACGGGGGTGCGCCGCGAGGCCGGGCGTCATGCCGAGTTGATTAACGCCATTATCCGCGATATGCGCGAAGGCCATTTGCCCAGTATGGAAACGCAAGAGAAGTTAAAAGAAGTTTTGGGGCACACCCCCCTCGAAGCCATTATGGGGACGCTTTTGGGCGTTGTGATTGCGCAACTCGTCTGGTTTCGCTGGGGATAG
- a CDS encoding PIN domain nuclease, which yields MSSDFVVRIIGMIVLGIFAAYTANSFGGGIFPEPRVLYVVIISLLGALIGLVLTPYLTTRPVRALRALLARIDAQTLAASLIGLIVGLIIAALLAFPLSLLPPPFGEVLPFIGVMLVSYFGVAVFVMRQNDIFSVFRDRLPRRRGSEEGEEDNAGRKILVDTSVIIDGRIADIARTGFLSGTLLIPRFVLNELQYIADSADSLRRQRGRRGMEILSHLQDEATMPVQISDIDVEGTREVDDKLVILARQLKCPVLTNDYNLNRVAELQGVLILNVNELANAVKAVLLPGESLVVDIIQEGKEVGQGVGYLDDGTMVVVEDGSGHLHKETYVTVTKVLQTAAGRMIFARTEAKS from the coding sequence ATGAGTTCTGATTTCGTTGTTCGCATTATCGGGATGATTGTGTTGGGGATTTTTGCGGCTTATACAGCTAATTCGTTTGGGGGAGGTATATTTCCTGAACCTCGTGTGCTTTACGTTGTTATTATTAGTTTGTTAGGCGCTCTGATCGGACTGGTGCTGACTCCCTATCTTACGACGCGTCCCGTGCGCGCTTTACGAGCGCTTTTAGCTCGCATTGATGCTCAAACCTTGGCTGCAAGTCTGATTGGCTTGATCGTTGGGTTGATTATTGCTGCGTTACTGGCCTTCCCGCTTTCGTTGTTGCCTCCACCTTTTGGCGAAGTACTGCCCTTTATTGGTGTGATGTTGGTTAGTTATTTTGGCGTGGCTGTATTTGTGATGCGCCAGAATGATATTTTCTCTGTATTTCGCGATCGGCTGCCGCGCCGACGTGGTAGCGAAGAAGGTGAAGAAGATAACGCTGGCCGTAAAATTCTTGTAGATACCAGTGTGATCATTGATGGCCGCATTGCTGATATTGCTCGCACCGGTTTCCTTTCGGGCACGCTGCTGATTCCGCGCTTTGTACTCAACGAGTTGCAGTATATCGCCGATTCAGCCGATAGCCTGCGCCGCCAGCGTGGACGGCGGGGTATGGAAATACTCTCCCACCTGCAAGATGAAGCCACCATGCCCGTGCAGATCAGTGATATTGACGTAGAGGGCACGCGCGAGGTGGATGACAAACTCGTCATTTTAGCGCGCCAACTCAAATGTCCAGTACTGACCAACGATTACAACCTCAACCGCGTGGCTGAACTTCAGGGCGTGCTGATCCTCAATGTCAATGAACTGGCGAATGCCGTCAAAGCTGTGTTGTTGCCCGGCGAATCGCTCGTGGTTGATATTATCCAGGAAGGCAAAGAAGTTGGGCAGGGCGTGGGCTATCTGGACGATGGCACCATGGTGGTTGTCGAAGACGGCAGCGGGCATCTGCATAAAGAAACGTATGTTACCGTAACCAAAGTTTTACAAACCGCGGCCGGTCGGATGATCTTTGCCCGTACGGAGGCGAAATCCTGA
- a CDS encoding methylated-DNA--[protein]-cysteine S-methyltransferase, whose amino-acid sequence MYTALLEKDPAYEGIFFAGITSTGIFCRPTCTARKPKRENVAYFPSTRAALLSGYRPCKICQPLTRSGSPPAWLKPLLDEIESAPDVKLKDQDLRARGLDPNRVRRWFKKHHGMTFQTYQRTLRVSEAFGRIKNGEPVIDAAYESGYASLSGFGDSFKKATGFSPQGSAAGRIIHTQRMLTPLGPMLAGATDEGLCLLEFADRRMVETQMQRLGKRLNAEFIPGTNPHIEHTQDQLEAYFAGKLREFEIPLVLMGTPFQQQVWAALQTIPYGKTRSYKEQAEIIGRPTAVRAVARANGDNRMAIIIPCHRVIGADGQLTGYGGGLWRKRYLLDLEIGAG is encoded by the coding sequence ATGTATACCGCCCTGCTCGAAAAAGACCCTGCTTACGAGGGCATTTTCTTTGCAGGTATCACCAGCACGGGTATTTTTTGCCGCCCAACCTGCACTGCGCGCAAACCAAAACGCGAGAATGTGGCTTATTTTCCTTCTACACGCGCCGCATTGTTAAGCGGCTACCGCCCTTGCAAAATTTGCCAGCCCCTGACGCGCAGCGGTTCGCCCCCGGCCTGGCTCAAACCCCTGCTCGATGAAATCGAATCCGCTCCAGACGTTAAACTCAAAGACCAAGATTTGCGCGCCCGCGGTCTGGACCCCAACCGCGTGCGCCGCTGGTTCAAAAAACACCACGGCATGACTTTTCAGACCTACCAGCGCACGTTACGCGTCAGTGAAGCCTTTGGGCGCATTAAAAATGGAGAGCCTGTGATCGATGCCGCCTACGAATCGGGCTACGCATCACTGAGCGGATTTGGCGACTCGTTCAAAAAAGCGACTGGATTTTCCCCACAAGGAAGCGCCGCCGGGCGCATCATCCACACCCAACGGATGCTGACCCCCCTCGGCCCGATGCTGGCCGGTGCGACCGATGAGGGTTTATGCCTCCTGGAATTTGCTGACCGGCGTATGGTCGAAACCCAGATGCAGCGGCTTGGCAAACGCCTGAATGCTGAATTCATTCCCGGGACGAATCCCCACATCGAGCATACGCAAGACCAGCTTGAGGCCTATTTCGCTGGCAAGCTTCGGGAATTTGAAATTCCTCTGGTGCTGATGGGAACCCCCTTTCAGCAGCAAGTCTGGGCGGCGCTGCAAACTATTCCCTATGGAAAAACTCGTTCCTATAAAGAGCAGGCTGAAATTATTGGCAGACCCACCGCCGTGCGCGCTGTGGCTCGCGCCAATGGCGATAATCGTATGGCCATCATTATCCCTTGCCATCGTGTTATCGGCGCCGATGGACAACTCACCGGCTATGGTGGCGGCCTGTGGCGAAAACGTTATCTCTTGGATTTGGAAATTGGGGCGGGGTGA
- a CDS encoding bifunctional homocysteine S-methyltransferase/methylenetetrahydrofolate reductase — MPKSKFLSLLETPHPILADGAMGTMLHQQGIGLDTCFDHLNLTHPATVGTVHQAYIEAGAQVIYTNTFGANRYKLSDHGLENQVEAINRAGAELARKVVDASFKDVLVGGDIGPLGVRLAPYGRVLPEQARATFVEQIGILCAAGVDFLVIETFSDLYEIREAVAAAREICSLPVVATITFTRDDRTLLGDTPAKVARTLHETGADVIGANCSGGPAQLRRILEQMRQAVPAARFAIKPNAGWPENVGGRVMYSAGPDYFGDYTKTFTELGVKLIGGCCGTTPEHTRIMRARLDALPADLQIQVIAPFDAQAAHDRVQLEPTQLAQKFSHNEFPIAVEMDPPRGLSAHKILAGASLLAEAGAAVINVADSPMARMRMSPWAVCNLIQRNVGIETTLHFPTRGRNLLRVQGDLLAAHALNIRNVFVVMGDPTSIGDYPDAMDDYDLVPSGLIRLIQQGFNAGLDHAGADIGQPTAFFVGCALNLLPSNPERELKVLRRKIENGADFALTQPIYQPEKAFEFLRLYEERFGPLEIPILAGVLPLFSARHAAFLHNEVPGIIIPSETMARIETAGDNAPAEGVQITIEMIRKMKPWANGVYMMPPFGRYDLAAEIIEAL, encoded by the coding sequence ATGCCAAAATCTAAATTTCTTTCTTTACTTGAAACGCCCCATCCCATCCTTGCCGATGGCGCTATGGGAACCATGCTGCACCAGCAAGGTATTGGTCTCGATACCTGTTTTGACCACCTTAACCTGACCCATCCGGCCACTGTTGGAACCGTGCATCAGGCCTATATCGAGGCCGGGGCGCAGGTGATTTATACCAACACCTTTGGCGCCAATCGCTATAAACTCAGCGATCACGGCCTGGAAAATCAGGTGGAAGCGATCAATCGCGCCGGTGCGGAGTTGGCGCGTAAAGTGGTGGATGCTTCTTTCAAAGATGTGTTGGTGGGCGGCGATATTGGACCCCTGGGGGTGAGGCTGGCCCCCTACGGGCGCGTACTCCCCGAGCAGGCGCGCGCAACCTTTGTAGAGCAAATAGGCATTTTATGCGCCGCCGGGGTTGATTTTCTGGTCATTGAGACTTTCAGTGACCTCTACGAGATCCGCGAAGCTGTTGCTGCGGCGCGCGAAATATGCTCATTGCCGGTTGTTGCCACCATCACCTTCACACGAGACGATCGCACCCTGCTAGGCGATACGCCCGCCAAAGTCGCCCGTACTTTGCACGAAACTGGCGCAGATGTGATCGGTGCGAATTGCTCCGGCGGCCCGGCACAGTTGCGCCGCATTCTGGAGCAAATGCGTCAGGCTGTGCCCGCGGCGCGTTTCGCCATTAAGCCAAATGCGGGTTGGCCGGAAAATGTGGGTGGGCGGGTGATGTATTCGGCTGGCCCCGATTATTTTGGCGATTACACAAAGACCTTCACCGAGTTGGGCGTCAAACTCATCGGCGGCTGCTGTGGCACTACGCCAGAGCATACCCGCATTATGCGCGCCCGCCTGGATGCCCTGCCCGCCGATTTGCAAATTCAGGTCATTGCGCCTTTCGATGCCCAAGCCGCGCACGATCGCGTTCAACTTGAACCGACCCAATTGGCGCAAAAATTCAGCCATAATGAGTTCCCAATTGCGGTTGAGATGGATCCGCCGCGCGGCCTTTCAGCGCATAAAATTCTGGCAGGAGCCAGCCTGTTAGCGGAGGCGGGTGCTGCCGTAATTAATGTAGCCGATAGTCCGATGGCGCGCATGAGGATGAGTCCCTGGGCAGTGTGTAATCTCATCCAGCGTAATGTGGGCATCGAAACCACGCTGCACTTCCCCACTCGCGGGCGTAATTTGCTGCGCGTGCAGGGCGATCTACTGGCCGCGCACGCCCTGAATATTCGCAATGTCTTCGTGGTGATGGGCGATCCGACTTCGATTGGCGATTACCCCGATGCGATGGATGATTATGACCTGGTGCCCTCGGGGTTGATCCGGCTGATTCAACAAGGATTCAACGCCGGGCTGGATCACGCCGGGGCCGACATCGGGCAGCCGACTGCCTTTTTCGTGGGGTGCGCGCTCAATTTGTTGCCATCCAACCCCGAGCGGGAACTGAAAGTCCTGCGGCGTAAAATTGAAAACGGCGCCGATTTTGCCCTCACGCAGCCCATCTATCAGCCCGAAAAAGCCTTTGAATTTTTACGGCTTTACGAAGAACGCTTTGGACCGCTGGAGATTCCGATCTTGGCTGGTGTGCTGCCGCTTTTCAGCGCGCGCCATGCCGCTTTCTTGCACAACGAAGTGCCCGGCATTATCATCCCCTCTGAAACGATGGCGCGCATCGAAACCGCAGGAGATAATGCGCCCGCGGAAGGTGTGCAGATTACGATTGAGATGATCCGAAAAATGAAGCCCTGGGCCAACGGCGTTTATATGATGCCCCCCTTCGGGCGCTATGACCTGGCTGCCGAAATTATTGAGGCGCTCTGA
- a CDS encoding alpha/beta hydrolase, which translates to MKSIRIRERSWRFYRNWLIYFAMWGTLLLIALGAARRPFPWLVYLLLAYPVYIISSGIYYAYRVTHPGGRFAMRNVTPADAGMDFETVEFPSRDELTLFGWYVPGTNGSTIILVHGHGGKGIAMIYHASALVAKGYGVLMYDQRAHGSSDGDVCTLGWYETEDLLGALDYLHGRSDVAPERIGVLGISLGGKAALLAAARDEGLRAVIVEGPGPMILSDHGGRPTTLRRWINYPANLFYYRMLRFMNGVQPTEGILDIIAEIAPRPVMLISAGKGSETVLTRVFYEAAAQPKGIWEVPKAKHAGAYFVNPQAYQEKIVDFFDGALQR; encoded by the coding sequence ATGAAATCTATTCGTATCCGCGAGCGCAGTTGGCGCTTTTATCGCAACTGGCTGATCTATTTTGCCATGTGGGGCACGTTGCTGCTCATCGCTCTGGGCGCGGCGCGGCGCCCGTTTCCGTGGCTGGTTTACTTGCTGCTGGCCTACCCCGTTTATATTATCAGCTCGGGTATTTACTACGCTTACCGCGTCACCCACCCCGGTGGACGCTTCGCCATGCGCAACGTCACCCCTGCCGATGCCGGCATGGACTTTGAAACCGTCGAATTTCCCAGCCGCGACGAGTTAACCTTATTCGGCTGGTATGTGCCCGGTACCAACGGCAGCACCATCATTCTGGTACACGGTCACGGCGGCAAAGGTATCGCCATGATCTATCATGCCTCGGCGCTGGTGGCGAAAGGTTATGGCGTATTGATGTACGATCAACGCGCCCACGGCAGTTCCGATGGCGATGTGTGTACGCTGGGCTGGTATGAAACGGAAGATTTACTCGGCGCGCTGGATTATTTGCACGGACGCTCAGACGTGGCCCCGGAGCGGATCGGCGTTTTGGGCATTTCCCTGGGTGGGAAGGCGGCCCTGCTCGCCGCGGCGCGCGACGAAGGGCTGCGTGCCGTCATCGTCGAAGGCCCCGGCCCGATGATTCTCAGCGATCATGGCGGCAGGCCCACTACCTTGCGCCGCTGGATCAACTATCCGGCGAATCTCTTCTACTACCGTATGTTACGATTTATGAATGGCGTACAGCCCACCGAAGGGATACTCGACATCATCGCCGAAATTGCCCCGCGCCCGGTTATGCTGATCAGTGCCGGAAAAGGTAGCGAAACCGTACTCACACGCGTATTCTACGAAGCCGCAGCGCAGCCTAAAGGAATTTGGGAAGTGCCCAAAGCCAAACACGCCGGGGCCTATTTCGTAAATCCCCAGGCTTATCAGGAAAAGATTGTAGATTTTTTTGACGGTGCGTTGCAACGTTGA
- the xseB gene encoding exodeoxyribonuclease VII small subunit: MTKKLPPVNELTYEQALAELEGLLSLLETDDGGLDEILAKFERGQALVQHCAALLEKAELKVRQLSGDEIIDFEADA; encoded by the coding sequence ATGACCAAAAAACTCCCCCCCGTAAACGAACTCACCTACGAACAGGCTTTAGCCGAACTCGAGGGCTTGCTCTCCCTGCTTGAAACAGATGACGGCGGCCTGGATGAAATTCTGGCGAAATTTGAGCGCGGGCAGGCGTTGGTGCAGCATTGTGCCGCGCTGCTCGAAAAGGCCGAACTAAAAGTCCGCCAGCTTTCTGGCGATGAAATCATCGATTTTGAGGCCGACGCGTGA
- a CDS encoding MFS transporter translates to MENNTVESNSQQPPNWKTPFFAIWTGQAFSLLGSQIVQFAIIWYLTEKTGSATVLATTTLIALLPGVFLSPFIGPLVDRWNRRRIMILADSFIALATLVLAALFALGLVDLWHIYAVLFIRSIGENFHRPSMTASTSLMVPKEHLTRIQGVNQTLNGGLNIIAAPLGALLMTLIPMSGIVAIDVITALIAVVPLFFIVIPQPEKNPAESGSTTFWQDLRAGFKYVITWPGLLSILIMASMINFFLSPTTSLLPLLVKDHFNGGALQLGWINSLFGVGVIVGGLLLGVWGGFKRRIVTAILGIIGIGLGTSIMGMLPGSAFNLALGAFAFTGMMIPIANGSIGGILQAAVDPKMQGRVFSLTGSVATAMMPIGLAFAGPLSDAFGIQVWFILGGALTVLMGLIGFAIPAVMKIEDRSES, encoded by the coding sequence ATGGAGAACAACACTGTGGAATCAAACTCGCAACAACCCCCAAACTGGAAAACTCCCTTCTTCGCAATCTGGACTGGTCAAGCCTTTTCGCTGCTGGGCAGCCAGATTGTGCAGTTTGCCATTATTTGGTATCTCACCGAGAAAACCGGTTCTGCTACGGTGCTGGCAACCACCACACTGATCGCATTGCTGCCTGGTGTATTTCTCTCCCCCTTCATCGGCCCGCTGGTTGATCGTTGGAACCGCCGCCGGATTATGATCCTGGCCGATAGTTTTATCGCTTTGGCAACTCTGGTGCTGGCGGCGTTGTTTGCCCTCGGGCTGGTGGATCTCTGGCATATTTATGCGGTTCTTTTCATTCGCTCCATCGGGGAAAACTTCCACCGCCCATCCATGACCGCCTCCACCTCGCTAATGGTGCCGAAAGAGCACCTCACCCGCATCCAGGGCGTCAACCAGACCCTCAACGGCGGGCTGAACATTATTGCCGCACCGCTGGGTGCACTATTGATGACACTTATCCCAATGAGCGGCATCGTTGCTATCGATGTCATTACCGCCCTGATTGCCGTCGTTCCGCTATTTTTCATCGTTATTCCTCAGCCCGAGAAAAATCCAGCCGAATCCGGCAGTACAACTTTCTGGCAAGATTTGCGCGCCGGGTTCAAGTACGTGATTACTTGGCCGGGGTTGCTGAGCATTCTGATTATGGCCTCGATGATCAATTTTTTCCTCTCGCCAACCACATCATTACTGCCTCTATTAGTTAAAGATCACTTCAATGGGGGCGCACTTCAACTCGGTTGGATTAATTCTCTGTTTGGTGTCGGCGTCATCGTGGGCGGTTTGCTCTTGGGGGTTTGGGGCGGATTCAAACGCCGTATCGTCACGGCTATACTCGGCATTATTGGCATCGGCCTGGGAACCAGTATTATGGGGATGCTGCCTGGCTCGGCGTTCAACCTGGCTCTGGGCGCTTTTGCATTCACTGGCATGATGATCCCGATCGCCAACGGTTCTATCGGCGGTATACTCCAGGCCGCGGTAGACCCCAAGATGCAAGGACGCGTTTTTTCGCTCACCGGCAGTGTGGCAACCGCCATGATGCCCATCGGTTTGGCTTTTGCCGGGCCGCTCTCAGACGCTTTTGGCATTCAGGTGTGGTTTATCCTGGGCGGCGCGCTGACCGTACTCATGGGGTTGATTGGTTTTGCTATCCCCGCGGTGATGAAGATCGAAGACCGCAGCGAATCATAA